One genomic window of Lepeophtheirus salmonis chromosome 5, UVic_Lsal_1.4, whole genome shotgun sequence includes the following:
- the LOC121118076 gene encoding uncharacterized protein isoform X1, whose amino-acid sequence MDENVLVATINKTAASSSFHSTSFSRDDLNILDMIEFDQVVPDNFNSNLQVSSSCQGESSHQQYHTLKVVDERIPEHSSQTLHFFQSSKSSGSSPFLNSTGNSPSSNCSSSNMSSSSQFFEHSTTSLKTPHPNQYSPGALTFGNLADSVLTSTSLHSSGQHVSSNNSLQPLPNNNPQSHQQTHHPSSSSNGINLGPSEILSVSTSSGYYDDVGGLEYITGDISHHAHHHGASSPPTSATHHPPPGILMTTTVVQVKSEDDEWGQDPGGPSNIWEDITSSIQKLDPDHARFLSGDLDYSTSHHTTTSLLHAPPPSNTPQSNNNSLYPSEIKSEPDFLIDSSSPEGSEQQQQQQQQRCSSSTSSSSLTTIHHQHSSSPTSSSSSSYYSNTAYSSTNNSTARGSIIPSSNNNNSNAFSNSYRKTPPPPYPTASSNNSNPPQQQSPSLNNNNIINNNNVGHCAKRQASESLTELVSPPPPKKYNRRNNPELEKRRIHYCDHPGCTKVYTKSSHLKAHQRIHTGEKPYTCHYENCQWRFARSDELTRHYRKHTGAKPFKCKVCERCFARSDHLALHMKRHMPKPPKH is encoded by the exons ATGGACGAAAATGTTTTAGTCGCGACGATTAACAAGACAGCAGCGTCTTCATCCTTTCACTCCACTTCCTTTAGCAGGGACGACTTAAATATCCTAGATATGATCGAATTTGATCAAGTCGTTCctgataattttaatagtaatctTCAAGTAAGTTCCTCCTGCCAAGGGGAAAGCAGTCATCAACAGTATCACACTCTTAAAGTTGTTGATGAACGGATCCCTGAACACTCAAGTCAGACTCTTCATTTCTTCCAGAGTTCGAAATCAAGCGGTAGTAGCCCTTTCCTCAACTCTACAGGGAACTCACCTTCCTCCAATTGTTCATCTTCCAACATGTCCTCTTCCTCTCAATTCTTTGAGCACTCCACCACCTCTCTCAAAACCCCCCATCCTAATCAATACTCACCTGGTGCCCTCACCTTTGGAAACCTCGCTGACTCTGTTCTCACAAGCACAAGTTTACACTCCTCCGGACAACATGTCTCATCCAACAATAGTCTGCAACCACTGCCTAATAATAACCCACAAAGCCATCAGCAAACTCATCATCCATCCAGTAGTAGCAATGGAATCAATTTAGGCCCAAGTGAGATCCTTTCAGTTTCGACATCTTCCGGATACTATGATGATGTAGGAGGTCTAGAATATATCACGGGTGACATTTCGCATCATGCACATCATCATGGAGCAAGTTCTCCTCCCACTTCAGCCACTCATCATCCTCCTCCGGGTATCCTTATGACCACAACAGTCGTTCAAGTGAAGTCAGAGGATGACGAGTGGGGGCAAGATCCAGGAGGACCCTCTAATATTTGGGAAGACATTACTTCCAGTATACAAAAATTAGATCCGGACCATGCAAGGTTCTTGTCTGGAGACTTGGACTATTCCACAAGTCATCACACTACAACCTCTCTCCTTCACGCTCCTCCTCCCTCAAACACCCCACAATCCAATAACAACAGTCTCTATCCTTCGGAAATTAAAAGTGAGCCGGACTTTTTAATTGACTCATCTAGCCCAGAAGGATCAGAGCAAcaacagcagcagcagcagcagcgaTGTTCCTCTTCCACTTCATCTTCTAGTCTAACAACCATTCATCATCAACACTCCTCGAGTCCAACAtcctcctcttcttcctccTATTACTCCAACACCGCTTACTCCAGCACAAACAATTCAACAGCGAGAGGATCCATTATTCCATCCAGTAACAATAACAACAGCAATGCCTTCTCCAATTCCTATCGAAAAACTCCGCCACCTCCCTATCCAACAGCCAGCTCAAACAACTCCAACCCCCCTCAACAACAATCCCCCTCCctcaacaacaataatattattaataataacaatgttGGACATTGTGCCAAAAGGCAAGCAAGCGAGTCTCTCACGGAATTAGTTTCTCCTCCGCCACCGAAAAAGTACAATAGACGAAATAATCCTGAATTGGAGAAACGACGGATTCACTACTGCGATCACCCAG GTTGTACTAAAGTCTACACCAAAAGTTCACACTTAAAAGCACACCAAAGAATACATACAG gcGAAAAACCATATACATGTCATTATGAAAACTGTCAATGGCGATTCGCACGATCCGACGAACTGACCCGACATTATCGCAAGCACACTGGAGCAAAACCTTTCAAATGTAAAGTTTGTGAACGATGCTTTGCCCGCTCAGATCACTTGGCTCTTCATATGAAACGTCATATGCCAAAACCTCCTAAGCACTGA
- the LOC121118076 gene encoding uncharacterized protein isoform X2: protein MDENVLVATINKTAASSSFHSTSFSRDDLNILDMIEFDQVVPDNFNSNLQSSKSSGSSPFLNSTGNSPSSNCSSSNMSSSSQFFEHSTTSLKTPHPNQYSPGALTFGNLADSVLTSTSLHSSGQHVSSNNSLQPLPNNNPQSHQQTHHPSSSSNGINLGPSEILSVSTSSGYYDDVGGLEYITGDISHHAHHHGASSPPTSATHHPPPGILMTTTVVQVKSEDDEWGQDPGGPSNIWEDITSSIQKLDPDHARFLSGDLDYSTSHHTTTSLLHAPPPSNTPQSNNNSLYPSEIKSEPDFLIDSSSPEGSEQQQQQQQQRCSSSTSSSSLTTIHHQHSSSPTSSSSSSYYSNTAYSSTNNSTARGSIIPSSNNNNSNAFSNSYRKTPPPPYPTASSNNSNPPQQQSPSLNNNNIINNNNVGHCAKRQASESLTELVSPPPPKKYNRRNNPELEKRRIHYCDHPGCTKVYTKSSHLKAHQRIHTGEKPYTCHYENCQWRFARSDELTRHYRKHTGAKPFKCKVCERCFARSDHLALHMKRHMPKPPKH, encoded by the exons ATGGACGAAAATGTTTTAGTCGCGACGATTAACAAGACAGCAGCGTCTTCATCCTTTCACTCCACTTCCTTTAGCAGGGACGACTTAAATATCCTAGATATGATCGAATTTGATCAAGTCGTTCctgataattttaatagtaatctTCAA AGTTCGAAATCAAGCGGTAGTAGCCCTTTCCTCAACTCTACAGGGAACTCACCTTCCTCCAATTGTTCATCTTCCAACATGTCCTCTTCCTCTCAATTCTTTGAGCACTCCACCACCTCTCTCAAAACCCCCCATCCTAATCAATACTCACCTGGTGCCCTCACCTTTGGAAACCTCGCTGACTCTGTTCTCACAAGCACAAGTTTACACTCCTCCGGACAACATGTCTCATCCAACAATAGTCTGCAACCACTGCCTAATAATAACCCACAAAGCCATCAGCAAACTCATCATCCATCCAGTAGTAGCAATGGAATCAATTTAGGCCCAAGTGAGATCCTTTCAGTTTCGACATCTTCCGGATACTATGATGATGTAGGAGGTCTAGAATATATCACGGGTGACATTTCGCATCATGCACATCATCATGGAGCAAGTTCTCCTCCCACTTCAGCCACTCATCATCCTCCTCCGGGTATCCTTATGACCACAACAGTCGTTCAAGTGAAGTCAGAGGATGACGAGTGGGGGCAAGATCCAGGAGGACCCTCTAATATTTGGGAAGACATTACTTCCAGTATACAAAAATTAGATCCGGACCATGCAAGGTTCTTGTCTGGAGACTTGGACTATTCCACAAGTCATCACACTACAACCTCTCTCCTTCACGCTCCTCCTCCCTCAAACACCCCACAATCCAATAACAACAGTCTCTATCCTTCGGAAATTAAAAGTGAGCCGGACTTTTTAATTGACTCATCTAGCCCAGAAGGATCAGAGCAAcaacagcagcagcagcagcagcgaTGTTCCTCTTCCACTTCATCTTCTAGTCTAACAACCATTCATCATCAACACTCCTCGAGTCCAACAtcctcctcttcttcctccTATTACTCCAACACCGCTTACTCCAGCACAAACAATTCAACAGCGAGAGGATCCATTATTCCATCCAGTAACAATAACAACAGCAATGCCTTCTCCAATTCCTATCGAAAAACTCCGCCACCTCCCTATCCAACAGCCAGCTCAAACAACTCCAACCCCCCTCAACAACAATCCCCCTCCctcaacaacaataatattattaataataacaatgttGGACATTGTGCCAAAAGGCAAGCAAGCGAGTCTCTCACGGAATTAGTTTCTCCTCCGCCACCGAAAAAGTACAATAGACGAAATAATCCTGAATTGGAGAAACGACGGATTCACTACTGCGATCACCCAG GTTGTACTAAAGTCTACACCAAAAGTTCACACTTAAAAGCACACCAAAGAATACATACAG gcGAAAAACCATATACATGTCATTATGAAAACTGTCAATGGCGATTCGCACGATCCGACGAACTGACCCGACATTATCGCAAGCACACTGGAGCAAAACCTTTCAAATGTAAAGTTTGTGAACGATGCTTTGCCCGCTCAGATCACTTGGCTCTTCATATGAAACGTCATATGCCAAAACCTCCTAAGCACTGA